The Terriglobales bacterium genome includes a region encoding these proteins:
- a CDS encoding helix-turn-helix transcriptional regulator, whose translation MAKGTDENQVQPSSGNVFADLGLLNAGEEHTKVRLALAINKLIEHLTQVEAARQLRTKQPNVSALRNYRLDGFSAERLMHFLNALGQDVEIVIRKRPRWRAAAIVVSGAGLALKRKPRSRKHSPAAQQKSA comes from the coding sequence ATGGCAAAAGGAACAGATGAAAACCAGGTTCAACCGAGTTCCGGGAATGTGTTCGCAGATCTGGGGCTGCTCAATGCCGGCGAGGAGCACACCAAAGTGCGGCTCGCCCTGGCTATTAATAAGCTGATTGAGCACCTGACCCAGGTAGAAGCTGCCCGGCAACTCCGGACGAAACAGCCCAACGTCTCCGCTCTTCGCAATTACCGGCTGGACGGTTTCTCCGCCGAACGGCTCATGCACTTCCTGAACGCGCTTGGCCAGGATGTCGAAATCGTTATCCGTAAAAGGCCGCGCTGGAGAGCGGCTGCTATTGTCGTCAGCGGCGCCGGCCTGGCGCTAAAGCGCAAACCTCGCTCGCGCAAACACTCTCCCGCAGCACAGCAAAAATCCGCTTGA
- a CDS encoding type II toxin-antitoxin system RelE/ParE family toxin, whose translation MTEKAPSPELKPLVWIGDTLREVRKFPKGVKRTVGRALALAQMGAKHPASKPWKGEGPGVFEIVEDDQGSTYRALYTVRFADVIYALYAFQKKSKKGIRTPQQDVENVHKRLQIAQQHYEESHGKRNR comes from the coding sequence ATGACGGAGAAAGCACCCTCGCCGGAACTGAAGCCGCTGGTCTGGATCGGCGACACACTCCGGGAGGTAAGAAAGTTCCCAAAGGGCGTCAAGAGAACGGTGGGCAGAGCGCTGGCGCTTGCCCAGATGGGAGCAAAACACCCCGCGAGCAAGCCCTGGAAAGGCGAAGGACCAGGCGTATTTGAGATCGTAGAAGACGATCAGGGGAGCACCTATCGGGCCCTGTACACAGTACGCTTCGCCGACGTGATTTACGCCTTGTATGCCTTTCAGAAGAAGTCGAAGAAGGGCATCAGGACTCCGCAACAGGATGTAGAGAACGTTCACAAACGGCTGCAAATTGCGCAACAGCATTACGAGGAGAGCCATGGCAAAAGGAACAGATGA